One window from the genome of Luteithermobacter gelatinilyticus encodes:
- the miaB gene encoding tRNA (N6-isopentenyl adenosine(37)-C2)-methylthiotransferase MiaB, producing the protein MTKKLYIKTYGCQMNVYDTERMVDVMAPEGYQVTDKPDDADLVVLNTCHIREKAAEKVYSDIGRIRQMKEKHNREGRDMVLAVGGCVAQAEGGEIMKRAPAVDMVFGPQTYHRLPDMVNRAITAKAAGRKPRILDTDLSVDEKFDSLSRKQVERKSSAFLTVQEGCDKFCTYCVVPYTRGAEFSRSVEDVMNDARRLAEAGVVEVTLLGQNVNAYHGLTVSGEEWSLARLIRELAKDPGFRRIRYTTSHPADMSEDLIRVHAEVEECMPYLHLPVQAGSDRILKAMNRHHTAESYRRIIEELRRARPDIALSGDFIVGFPGETDAEFGETMHLVRDIGYAQAYSFKYSARPGTPAAVMDDQVPEDVKAARLAELQAELSRQQVAFNENTVGRVMPVLLERRGKETGQLVGRSPYMQAVHVTLPNKEDVAALFGQIVDVKILAAGPHSLKGEVVGPAQAGQPAA; encoded by the coding sequence GTGACGAAAAAACTTTATATTAAAACCTATGGCTGTCAGATGAACGTCTATGATACGGAACGTATGGTGGACGTGATGGCGCCTGAAGGCTATCAGGTGACCGACAAGCCAGATGATGCCGACCTTGTGGTGCTGAACACGTGTCACATTCGTGAAAAGGCCGCTGAAAAGGTGTATTCGGACATTGGCCGTATCCGCCAGATGAAAGAAAAGCACAACCGCGAGGGGCGGGACATGGTTCTGGCCGTGGGTGGCTGTGTGGCCCAGGCGGAAGGCGGCGAAATCATGAAACGCGCGCCGGCGGTGGATATGGTTTTTGGGCCGCAGACCTATCACCGTCTGCCGGATATGGTCAACCGGGCCATCACCGCCAAGGCCGCCGGGCGCAAGCCGCGTATTCTGGATACGGATTTGTCGGTGGATGAAAAATTCGACAGTCTGTCCAGGAAACAGGTGGAACGGAAAAGTTCAGCGTTTCTGACGGTTCAGGAGGGCTGCGACAAATTCTGTACCTATTGCGTGGTGCCCTATACTCGGGGGGCGGAATTTTCCCGCTCGGTCGAAGATGTGATGAATGATGCCCGCCGGCTGGCGGAAGCTGGCGTGGTGGAAGTGACGCTCCTGGGGCAGAACGTGAATGCATATCACGGCCTGACGGTTTCTGGTGAGGAGTGGTCACTGGCACGCCTGATCCGGGAATTGGCCAAGGATCCAGGGTTCAGGAGAATTCGTTACACCACATCCCATCCGGCCGACATGAGTGAGGATCTGATCCGGGTGCATGCGGAGGTGGAAGAATGCATGCCGTATCTGCATCTGCCTGTACAGGCCGGATCCGACCGGATTTTGAAAGCCATGAACCGCCACCATACGGCCGAGTCCTATCGCAGGATTATTGAGGAATTGCGCCGGGCGCGTCCTGACATTGCCCTTTCCGGAGACTTTATCGTCGGGTTTCCCGGGGAAACGGATGCGGAGTTTGGGGAAACCATGCACCTGGTCCGGGACATCGGTTATGCCCAGGCCTATTCCTTTAAATACAGCGCCCGGCCGGGAACGCCCGCCGCCGTTATGGACGATCAGGTGCCCGAGGATGTCAAGGCTGCGCGACTGGCTGAATTGCAGGCGGAGCTGTCCCGTCAGCAGGTGGCTTTTAACGAAAATACGGTGGGGCGGGTGATGCCGGTGCTTCTGGAACGGCGCGGCAAGGAAACCGGGCAACTGGTGGGCCGCAGCCCGTATATGCAGGCCGTGCATGTCACTTTGCCGAACAAGGAAGATGTGGCGGCGCTGTTTGGCCAGATTGTTGATGTCAAAATCCTTGCTGCCGGACCGCACAGCCTGAAAGGGGAAGTAGTGGGGCCCGCACAGGCCGGCCAGCCGGCGGCCTGA
- a CDS encoding lysophospholipid acyltransferase family protein encodes MRIRRIAMRVYFRIAKALAYMMVLLPPTILFHKFRIPGYKRLPHMVHGSLCNALNIRIRTVGQPVQNGRPVLYVCNHISWIDILVLGRILKGACFVARGDMAEWPLIGYLATLQRTIFINRNKRSDVHNQKQELHERMQNGDNLILFPEGTTSDGSRVLPFKSALFGVTEQVMHVEDEAAGQRKPLMVQPVTLVYRRINNMPVLRSTLPKVAWYGDMELTPHLKAFLKLLCVDVEVHFHEPVSRNLFKSRKELASYCHRTIEKRLVDTLRGRQAGGRLLLS; translated from the coding sequence ATGCGGATAAGACGGATCGCTATGCGGGTGTATTTCAGGATTGCTAAAGCGTTGGCCTATATGATGGTCCTTTTGCCGCCAACGATCCTGTTCCATAAATTCAGGATACCCGGATATAAACGGTTGCCCCATATGGTGCACGGCTCTTTGTGCAATGCCCTGAATATCCGGATCCGGACGGTGGGCCAGCCAGTACAGAATGGCCGCCCTGTTTTATATGTTTGTAATCATATTTCCTGGATTGATATACTGGTGTTGGGACGGATCCTCAAAGGGGCCTGTTTTGTGGCCCGCGGTGACATGGCGGAATGGCCGCTGATCGGTTATCTGGCGACGCTGCAAAGGACCATTTTTATCAATCGCAATAAACGCAGTGACGTCCATAACCAGAAACAGGAGCTCCATGAGCGCATGCAGAACGGAGACAATTTGATCCTGTTTCCTGAAGGTACCACATCCGACGGGTCCCGGGTGTTGCCCTTCAAAAGTGCCCTGTTTGGGGTTACTGAACAGGTCATGCATGTTGAGGATGAAGCCGCAGGTCAACGTAAGCCGCTGATGGTGCAGCCGGTCACGCTTGTCTACCGGCGGATCAATAATATGCCGGTGTTGCGTTCGACGCTGCCGAAAGTGGCCTGGTATGGGGACATGGAACTGACACCGCATCTGAAGGCATTTTTGAAGCTGCTTTGTGTGGATGTGGAAGTTCATTTTCATGAGCCGGTTTCCCGCAACCTGTTCAAGTCCCGTAAGGAATTGGCCAGTTATTGTCATCGCACCATTGAAAAACGTCTGGTGGACACCTTGCGGGGCCGGCAGGCCGGGGGAAGGCTGCTTCTGAGTTAA
- a CDS encoding Fur family transcriptional regulator translates to MTSEIEKICIDKGMRMTEQRRVIARVLSEADDHPDVEEVYRRSTNIDPHISIATVYRTVRLFEEAGILERHDFRDGRSRYEPVSEEHHDHLIDIESGEVIEFNDEEIEALQDAIAKRLGYKLVDHRLELYGTKIKS, encoded by the coding sequence ATGACTTCGGAAATTGAGAAAATCTGTATCGACAAGGGTATGCGCATGACGGAACAGCGCAGGGTTATCGCACGGGTTCTTTCGGAAGCTGATGATCATCCTGATGTTGAAGAAGTCTATCGTCGGTCCACCAATATCGACCCTCATATCAGCATTGCGACCGTTTATCGCACCGTAAGGTTATTTGAAGAAGCAGGTATCCTTGAACGCCACGATTTTCGGGATGGCCGTTCCCGGTATGAACCGGTCTCTGAGGAACATCATGACCATCTGATTGATATCGAATCCGGAGAAGTCATCGAATTCAATGACGAGGAGATCGAAGCTCTGCAGGATGCGATTGCCAAGCGACTGGGATATAAACTGGTGGATCATCGCCTGGAGCTGTATGGCACGAAGATCAAATCGTAA
- the rimI gene encoding ribosomal protein S18-alanine N-acetyltransferase, whose amino-acid sequence MTAGEGVNIMGAEATALLAELHKDCFRESPERAWSAKEFGELFAMPGTSACLLSEGGSPKAFVLFRRVNDEAEILTLAVHPAFRRKGLGQRILVYVLDHLRGQGVQDLYLEVRQGNEAARRLYLKMGFEVRGNRKGYYALEGGEREDACVMHCRL is encoded by the coding sequence ATGACGGCCGGCGAAGGTGTCAACATAATGGGGGCGGAAGCCACGGCACTTCTGGCGGAACTTCATAAGGATTGTTTCCGGGAAAGCCCGGAACGAGCCTGGTCTGCAAAGGAGTTCGGGGAGCTGTTCGCCATGCCGGGAACTTCGGCTTGTCTCCTGAGCGAGGGGGGAAGTCCTAAGGCTTTTGTCCTGTTCAGGCGAGTAAATGACGAGGCGGAAATCCTGACCCTGGCGGTACATCCCGCCTTTCGTCGCAAGGGCCTGGGACAGAGGATACTGGTCTATGTGCTGGATCACCTAAGGGGGCAGGGCGTGCAGGATCTGTATCTTGAGGTACGTCAGGGAAATGAGGCGGCACGGCGGCTGTATCTCAAGATGGGGTTTGAGGTCAGGGGAAACCGAAAAGGGTATTACGCGCTGGAAGGCGGGGAGCGGGAAGACGCTTGTGTGATGCATTGTCGTCTGTAA